The DNA sequence ACGGCCCGCGGCGTCGCCAAGCGGGGCGAGGAGCGTCGGGGCGGTCAGGTTCGTGGCCACCAGCTTGAGCGAGATGCCGGATGGGCCATCCGCTGCGGTGGCGGCCGGAGTGCACGCAAGCGCGCAGGCGAGCAGAACGATGTGGCGGAACGGAGTGGTGGGCGGATTCATGGCGGCGAAGCCTAGCGGGTGAATCGGGGATGACAAGGCACGTTTGGCGGTCCGTCCCTCGTCCGGGTGGGGCGCGCCGCGTTTCCTCCTTGCCGCTCGCGCTGCGCGAATGCCCGACGCCCCGAACATCCCCATCGTCGCGGGCGGCAAGACCGAGGCGTTCATGCTGCGCAAGCTGCTCGAGCGGCACGGCTACCGGGTGAGCGTCACCGGCGACGGCCGGGACGCGCTCGACGTGCTCGGCCGCGAACCCGTCCATCTGGTTGTCAGCGACATCGACATGCCCGGCATGGATGGTTACGTGCTGTGCGATACGATCAAGTCCGACGCGCGGGGCTGAACGTTGCCAGTCGGTGCAACCGAAGTCCGCGAATGAAGTGCTCGCAAGCGTGGAGTTTGCGGACATGAACCTCATCGTTGAGCTGTTCTTCGAGCGTCACAAACGAGTGCCGACCATGACGGAGCTTGCCAAGGGACTTGGGAAACCCATTCCGATCCACAAGTTCATCATCGATGGCAGTTCGAAGAAGGTGAAACTGGTGCCGGCGAATTGATCCCGGCATTCCTGCCGGGGCCGGCCGTCGTTTTCTGCCGAAGCATTGCACCCGGCCGGCTCCGCACGGTCAGACTTCCTTCGTCGGCGGGCGTTCGCCTGAAATTCACTTGCCATGTCGCTAGCGCGGAACACAATGGCGGCGATTCGAGGCCGCAAACGAGGCACCGACTCTCGAGGCCAATGTAGCTCAGTGGCAGAGCAACGGTTTCGTAAACCGTAGGTCGTCGGTTCGACCCCGACCATTGGCTCCACTCCCAACTCGAGGGGCGTCAGCCGACGACGGCAAGACTGCCCCTCCAGGCTTCAAGAGTGCCACCCGCCGCACTTTTCGACCGCCGCTTACAGGCGTCGAGTTGCAGCGCGCCGCTCGTGTCCTGCGAAAGCCTCTTCGCGTCTTCGACCGTAATCGTCCTGAGGGAGGCAGTCTCCAGCGCGGGGCTAGTCGCGGCGACGGCCTGTGACACAGTCCCCAGTGCCACGGCAAGAATCGTGCAGATGTTAACTCTCATGGGCGGCTTGCGTCGTTGGGAGTGAAACGCCGGAGCGATCACTGTTGTTCAGGCTTTTGAAATTTCGACGGGAGGACGATTTTCTGATTCGCTCGCAGCAGAGCCGCATTCACCTCGGAAAGCTCCGTCAATCCAGGAAGTTCAATCGGTTTTGTTCCCC is a window from the Verrucomicrobiota bacterium genome containing:
- a CDS encoding response regulator; the encoded protein is MPDAPNIPIVAGGKTEAFMLRKLLERHGYRVSVTGDGRDALDVLGREPVHLVVSDIDMPGMDGYVLCDTIKSDARG